In the genome of Actinomadura graeca, one region contains:
- a CDS encoding amidohydrolase: MTPEMDRRQVLRGAAAVTAGTAATGMLPAGTAHAGTGHGDGNADLIIDNGRVLVLDGHFRKAEAVAIRDGRVLAVGRSRDMRRYTGSRTKVLDAGGGTVLPGINDSHLHLASQGLSVAPFNINVDTATIEQLVAVVRAAAEAAPAPDSWIRGRGWQELRLPRPPVAADIDPVSGNHPVILNDFSGHATSVNTVVLRKAGITRNTVPPPGGVIDKDANGEPTGVLRETAQGLVRNIVPSFSREERAQAIDAAVKVLHSLGVTSATEPGIDGSTLDIYAEKARAGALPLRLTALLGSGSGPQSLRSVLDAYQPLRGVDPHVLCVAGVKVFADGIPRFRTAWMNKPYLNGANGSLTIDGASPAEQLANLHEMIKIAVQAGFQVGTHSCGDATTDAVVAGYVKAGGAHWHRADLRHYVIHCNFPSARTLRTMARHDIGANLNAEILYLQGRVLESIIGKELTEYQWPYRSAIQAGVKVTSGSDAPVVAPNWLRGVMTALLREGADGSVAGKAERIALPDALATYTRTAAWQDHAERWKGTLERGMAADVCVVGGDLLTRDPHALDEMPVTATVVAGRVVYERPSGARTAAVPAAFVQGGRTGHTCQAGERCCCQLSEEISG; this comes from the coding sequence ATGACCCCTGAGATGGACCGTCGCCAAGTACTGCGTGGGGCTGCGGCCGTGACCGCCGGCACGGCGGCCACGGGAATGCTCCCGGCCGGGACCGCGCACGCGGGGACCGGCCACGGGGACGGCAACGCCGACCTGATCATCGACAACGGACGGGTCCTCGTCCTCGACGGGCACTTCCGCAAGGCGGAGGCCGTCGCCATCCGGGACGGGCGCGTCCTGGCCGTCGGCCGGTCCCGTGACATGCGGCGGTACACCGGCAGCCGGACGAAGGTCCTCGACGCGGGCGGCGGCACGGTGCTCCCGGGCATCAACGACTCGCACCTGCACCTCGCCTCGCAGGGGCTGAGCGTCGCGCCGTTCAACATCAACGTCGACACGGCGACGATCGAGCAGCTGGTCGCCGTGGTGCGCGCGGCGGCCGAGGCGGCGCCGGCACCGGACTCGTGGATCCGCGGGCGGGGCTGGCAGGAGCTCCGGCTGCCGCGGCCTCCGGTCGCCGCCGACATCGACCCCGTCTCGGGGAACCACCCGGTCATCCTGAACGACTTCTCGGGCCACGCGACCTCGGTGAACACGGTCGTCCTGCGCAAGGCCGGGATCACCCGCAACACCGTGCCGCCGCCCGGCGGCGTCATCGACAAGGACGCCAACGGCGAGCCCACCGGCGTCCTGCGGGAGACCGCGCAGGGCCTGGTGCGCAACATCGTCCCGTCGTTCTCCCGGGAAGAGCGCGCGCAGGCCATCGACGCCGCGGTGAAGGTGCTGCACTCACTGGGCGTCACGAGCGCCACCGAGCCGGGCATCGACGGGTCCACGCTGGACATCTACGCGGAGAAGGCGCGCGCCGGCGCGTTGCCGCTGCGCCTGACCGCGCTGCTGGGGAGCGGCAGCGGGCCGCAGTCGCTGCGGAGCGTCCTGGACGCCTACCAGCCGCTGCGCGGCGTCGACCCCCACGTCCTGTGCGTCGCGGGCGTGAAGGTCTTCGCGGACGGCATCCCCCGGTTCAGGACCGCGTGGATGAACAAGCCGTACCTGAACGGGGCCAACGGCAGCCTCACCATCGACGGCGCCTCGCCCGCCGAGCAGCTCGCGAACCTGCACGAGATGATCAAGATCGCGGTGCAGGCCGGGTTCCAGGTCGGGACGCACTCGTGCGGCGACGCCACCACCGACGCCGTGGTCGCCGGGTACGTCAAGGCGGGAGGGGCCCACTGGCACCGGGCCGACCTGCGCCACTATGTGATCCACTGCAACTTCCCGTCGGCGCGGACGCTGCGGACGATGGCGCGCCACGACATCGGCGCGAACCTGAACGCGGAGATCCTCTACCTCCAGGGGCGGGTGCTCGAATCGATCATCGGGAAGGAGCTCACGGAGTACCAGTGGCCCTACCGCAGCGCGATCCAGGCGGGCGTCAAGGTGACGTCCGGGTCGGACGCGCCGGTGGTGGCGCCGAACTGGCTGCGCGGCGTGATGACGGCCCTCCTGCGGGAGGGGGCGGACGGGAGCGTCGCCGGCAAGGCCGAGCGCATCGCGTTGCCGGACGCCCTGGCCACGTACACGCGCACCGCGGCGTGGCAGGACCACGCGGAGCGCTGGAAGGGCACCCTCGAACGCGGGATGGCCGCCGACGTCTGCGTCGTCGGAGGCGACCTGCTGACCCGGGACCCGCACGCCCTCGACGAGATGCCGGTGACGGCCACGGTGGTCGCGGGACGGGTGGTCTACGAGCGGCCGTCCGGCGCCCGGACCGCCGCCGTGCCCGCGGCGTTCGTCCAGGGCGGCAGGACCGGGCACACCTGCCAGGCCGGTGAGCGGTGCTGCTGCCAGCTCTCCGAGGAGATCTCCGGATAG
- a CDS encoding diacylglycerol/lipid kinase family protein: MSTPPSSAPSPRGGSAVPPRSPRGDLLVFANANAGTHDARTLERVAGLLRDAGRRVTVCPCSAPDDLERALDAHTPGRDGPSPCAVAVGGDGSVNRLVSVLRRRGGLGLWTVGLVPMGTGNDLARNLGIPLDADRAARLLLDGGERPLDLLADDAGGVALNAAHVGIGAAAAQSAARFKPRLKALAFPVGAVLAGLRHPGWRLRVEADGRVVGEGKFLMVALSNASGIAGGTAELAADGHPGDGVLELVISAATGPLARAGYALRLRDGTHRDRDDVLHTTARSVTISGEEFRVNSDGEVSEPVTHRAWTLEPGAWRMIAPPRDPAPRTA, translated from the coding sequence GTGAGCACACCCCCTTCCTCCGCCCCGTCCCCCCGCGGCGGCTCAGCGGTCCCGCCCCGGTCGCCCCGGGGGGACCTGCTGGTCTTCGCCAACGCCAATGCCGGCACGCACGACGCCAGGACCCTGGAGCGCGTCGCCGGCCTGCTCCGCGACGCCGGACGGCGGGTCACGGTGTGCCCGTGCTCGGCGCCGGACGACCTTGAGCGGGCCCTCGACGCGCACACCCCCGGCCGGGACGGGCCCTCCCCGTGCGCGGTGGCCGTCGGCGGCGACGGGTCCGTCAACCGCCTCGTGTCGGTCCTGCGCCGGCGTGGCGGGCTCGGCCTGTGGACGGTCGGCCTCGTCCCCATGGGCACCGGCAACGACCTGGCGCGCAACCTGGGCATCCCCCTCGACGCCGACCGTGCGGCGCGGCTGCTGCTCGACGGCGGCGAGCGTCCGCTCGACCTGCTCGCCGATGACGCCGGCGGCGTCGCGCTCAACGCCGCGCACGTCGGCATCGGCGCCGCCGCCGCCCAGAGCGCCGCGCGCTTCAAGCCCCGCCTGAAGGCGCTGGCGTTCCCGGTGGGAGCGGTCCTGGCGGGCCTGCGCCATCCCGGGTGGCGGCTGCGCGTGGAGGCCGACGGCCGCGTCGTGGGCGAGGGGAAGTTCCTGATGGTCGCGCTGAGCAACGCCTCGGGCATCGCCGGGGGGACGGCCGAGCTCGCCGCCGACGGGCACCCCGGCGACGGCGTCCTGGAACTGGTGATCTCGGCCGCCACCGGCCCCCTCGCCCGTGCCGGTTACGCGCTGCGGCTGCGGGACGGGACCCACCGGGACCGCGACGACGTCCTGCACACCACCGCCCGCAGCGTCACGATCAGCGGCGAGGAGTTCCGCGTCAACAGCGACGGCGAGGTGTCGGAACCGGTCACCCACCGCGCCTGGACGCTGGAACCGGGCGCCTGGCGCATGATCGCCCCGCCCCGGGACCCGGCCCCCCGCACGGCCTGA
- a CDS encoding S1 family peptidase codes for MRSRILMTAAAVIALLAVPATTATASTTTASTTTASTVSRATAAPGGEGGRPVFAGGGVRCTLGFNVRKGGDHHFLTAGGCAKTGLKIYGDPALTIELGTVVAVTANAVALVRYVEPQVERPGSVHTHPGSQDITAADVPAVGRRVCRSGPITGMRCGSVTAVGLTVNFPEGTMTGLARTTICAEPGDTAGAPYFSGSLAVGLGVGGSGTCGSGGTSYFQPVGEVLSAFGVSVY; via the coding sequence GTGAGATCCCGCATCCTCATGACGGCCGCGGCCGTCATCGCACTCCTGGCCGTCCCCGCCACGACCGCGACCGCGTCCACCACGACCGCGTCCACCACGACCGCGTCCACCGTGTCCCGTGCGACCGCCGCGCCGGGCGGCGAGGGCGGACGGCCCGTCTTCGCCGGCGGCGGCGTCCGCTGCACCCTCGGCTTCAACGTCCGCAAAGGCGGCGACCACCACTTCCTCACCGCGGGCGGCTGCGCGAAGACCGGGTTGAAGATCTACGGCGATCCGGCATTGACGATCGAGCTCGGCACGGTCGTCGCCGTCACCGCCAACGCCGTCGCACTCGTCCGCTACGTCGAGCCGCAGGTGGAAAGGCCCGGAAGCGTGCACACCCACCCCGGGTCGCAGGACATCACGGCGGCGGACGTCCCGGCCGTGGGACGGCGGGTCTGCCGCAGCGGCCCCATCACCGGCATGCGCTGCGGCTCGGTGACGGCGGTCGGCCTGACCGTGAACTTCCCCGAGGGCACCATGACCGGGCTGGCCAGGACGACCATCTGCGCGGAGCCCGGCGACACCGCCGGCGCGCCCTACTTCTCCGGCTCGCTCGCGGTCGGGCTGGGCGTCGGCGGCAGCGGCACCTGCGGCAGCGGCGGGACGTCCTACTTCCAGCCGGTCGGCGAGGTCCTCAGCGCCTTCGGCGTCAGCGTGTACTGA
- a CDS encoding lectin-like domain-containing protein has translation MTRVITAIGLVAAAASTAHASAAHRAPGSVLVDEPFTGATADARFVGYGAACLTGAARGPAAAEGTNHPLGRCRRDPAGPVPPGNAAPRGYLQLTDAHAEETGAALFDSPVPSEDGIQVTFEQWQYGNTTRAPADGISFFLTDGDQRLTTPGAFGGSLGYAQKLPGGNSSAQFVPGVNGGYLGIGLDVLGEYFGDGERRGNGCDRHSPAGTLHPSAPGPNIVTARGPGNGVEGYCLIDATTANKSSTGPWPSSLPGQLHGNLRKLPADATPKRADGLLDPAKRTVRVTVTPEPNPMATVEIDFRNGRGFQRVLRFHAPEPIPDTYKFGFAASTGPLTDVQLIRRVVLRTPPD, from the coding sequence GTGACTCGCGTAATCACGGCGATCGGGCTCGTGGCGGCGGCCGCGTCGACCGCGCACGCCTCGGCGGCGCACCGCGCACCGGGTTCGGTCCTGGTCGACGAGCCGTTCACCGGGGCCACCGCGGACGCGCGCTTCGTCGGCTACGGCGCCGCCTGCCTGACGGGGGCGGCCCGGGGACCTGCGGCGGCGGAGGGCACGAACCATCCGCTCGGACGATGCCGCCGTGACCCGGCCGGGCCCGTGCCACCGGGCAACGCGGCACCGCGCGGATATCTCCAGCTCACCGACGCCCACGCCGAGGAGACCGGCGCCGCCCTGTTCGACTCGCCCGTCCCGTCCGAGGACGGGATCCAGGTGACCTTCGAGCAGTGGCAGTACGGCAACACCACACGCGCACCGGCCGACGGCATCTCGTTCTTCCTCACCGACGGCGACCAGCGCCTCACCACACCGGGCGCGTTCGGCGGAAGCCTCGGCTATGCCCAGAAACTGCCGGGAGGCAATTCCTCCGCCCAATTCGTCCCGGGGGTCAACGGCGGGTACCTCGGCATCGGCCTCGACGTCCTCGGAGAATACTTCGGCGACGGCGAAAGGCGCGGGAACGGCTGCGACAGGCACTCTCCGGCCGGCACCCTGCACCCGTCCGCCCCCGGCCCCAATATCGTGACCGCCCGCGGCCCGGGAAACGGCGTCGAAGGATATTGCCTGATCGACGCCACGACCGCCAACAAGTCGTCCACCGGCCCTTGGCCGTCGTCGCTTCCCGGGCAGTTGCACGGCAACCTGAGGAAATTGCCCGCCGATGCCACGCCGAAGCGCGCGGACGGCCTGCTGGACCCGGCGAAACGGACCGTCCGCGTCACGGTGACGCCCGAGCCGAACCCGATGGCCACGGTAGAGATCGACTTCCGCAACGGCCGCGGCTTCCAGCGGGTGCTGAGGTTCCACGCCCCCGAGCCGATCCCCGACACCTACAAGTTCGGCTTCGCCGCGTCCACAGGCCCGCTGACCGACGTCCAGCTGATCCGCCGCGTAGTCCTGCGCACCCCACCCGACTGA
- a CDS encoding DUF3052 domain-containing protein — MASSGYSGTPLAKKIGIKPGHRVHLAHRPESWDVPDFPEGCVVADGGTADADVTVAFYREHVDLAAEAARLVSDLADHAMVWIAWPRRAAGHDSDITENALRDLFLPLGVVDVKVAALGDAWSGLKFVRRKENRASRP, encoded by the coding sequence GTGGCCTCCTCCGGATACTCGGGCACCCCGCTCGCCAAGAAGATCGGCATCAAGCCCGGCCATCGGGTGCACCTGGCCCACCGCCCGGAGTCGTGGGACGTCCCCGACTTTCCCGAGGGCTGCGTGGTGGCCGACGGCGGCACGGCGGACGCCGATGTCACCGTGGCCTTCTACCGGGAACACGTGGATCTGGCCGCCGAGGCCGCCCGGCTGGTCTCGGACCTGGCGGACCACGCCATGGTCTGGATCGCCTGGCCCAGGCGGGCGGCCGGACACGATAGCGACATCACCGAGAACGCGCTGCGCGACCTCTTCCTGCCGCTGGGCGTCGTCGACGTGAAGGTCGCGGCGCTCGGGGACGCCTGGTCGGGGCTGAAGTTCGTCCGCCGCAAGGAGAACCGCGCGTCCCGTCCGTAG
- a CDS encoding PQQ-binding-like beta-propeller repeat protein: MAAFRVGGRLAKLAVLVGLLVVTASAVAFAMTSRSDPDGADWPSGGQNTFNTRANLDEHEIGTSNVGKLAVRWSHKMPGNVSATPAVVDGAVYVPDFGGSFTKFDAETGKVIWRHQVSEYNGEAHTYSRTSPAVSGDTVYIGDHYGLHSTGMASPVTTNSSQLLAINTKTGELRWKTVLDTQYSSWVTQGPVVHDGVVYQGVSSGETDQAIHTDFTCCRFRGNMVAVSEKTHKILWKTYMVPPNGGKPGGYSGASVWGGTPALDPVNKTVIVTTGNNYLVPASVEKCRKKGGTPGECFSPDNHVESILALDQRTGKIRWASGARIFDSWTSACLPGAPPNNCPVDHGPDADFGDGPHMAWITRGGHRQLVVGGGQKSGIYWQLDAATGKVLWSAAPAPGGQQGGIQWGSATDGRRVFTAESNSLNVKYRLPDGRTIDYGSFSALDAATGRLLWQVPDPSKGHDKAPLTYANGVLYGGSTSGHMYAMDADTGKILWDYKGVGSSLAGPAVVNGFVYWGNGYTADWATEGSMFYAFALPGK, encoded by the coding sequence ATGGCGGCGTTCAGGGTGGGCGGCAGGCTGGCGAAGCTGGCGGTCCTGGTCGGCTTGCTGGTGGTCACGGCCTCGGCCGTGGCCTTCGCGATGACGTCGCGCTCGGATCCCGACGGCGCCGACTGGCCCTCGGGCGGGCAGAACACCTTCAATACGCGCGCCAATCTGGACGAGCATGAGATCGGCACGTCCAACGTCGGGAAACTGGCCGTCCGGTGGAGCCACAAGATGCCCGGCAACGTCTCGGCGACGCCCGCGGTCGTGGACGGAGCGGTCTACGTGCCGGACTTCGGAGGCTCCTTCACCAAGTTCGACGCCGAGACCGGAAAGGTCATCTGGCGGCACCAGGTCTCCGAGTACAACGGTGAGGCGCACACGTATTCGCGGACCTCTCCGGCTGTGTCCGGGGACACCGTCTACATCGGCGACCATTACGGGCTGCACAGCACAGGAATGGCGTCGCCCGTCACGACCAACTCCTCGCAGCTTCTGGCGATCAACACCAAGACGGGCGAACTGCGCTGGAAGACGGTGCTCGACACCCAGTACTCCAGCTGGGTCACGCAGGGGCCCGTGGTCCACGACGGCGTCGTCTACCAGGGCGTCTCGTCCGGCGAGACCGACCAGGCCATCCACACCGACTTCACATGCTGCCGGTTCCGCGGCAACATGGTCGCGGTCAGCGAGAAGACCCACAAAATCCTCTGGAAGACCTACATGGTGCCGCCGAACGGAGGCAAGCCCGGCGGCTACAGCGGCGCCTCGGTCTGGGGCGGCACACCCGCACTGGATCCCGTCAACAAGACCGTCATCGTCACGACCGGGAACAATTACCTGGTGCCGGCCTCGGTGGAGAAATGCCGGAAGAAGGGCGGGACACCCGGCGAGTGCTTCTCCCCGGACAACCACGTGGAGTCGATCCTCGCCCTGGACCAGCGCACCGGCAAGATCCGCTGGGCGTCCGGCGCCAGGATCTTCGACTCCTGGACGTCGGCGTGCCTGCCGGGGGCGCCGCCGAACAATTGCCCGGTCGACCACGGCCCCGACGCCGACTTCGGCGACGGCCCGCACATGGCATGGATCACGCGCGGCGGCCACCGGCAGCTCGTGGTCGGCGGCGGCCAGAAGAGCGGCATCTACTGGCAGCTCGACGCCGCCACCGGCAAGGTGCTGTGGAGCGCGGCCCCGGCGCCGGGCGGCCAGCAGGGCGGCATCCAGTGGGGCAGTGCGACCGACGGCCGCCGGGTCTTCACCGCGGAGTCCAACTCGCTCAACGTCAAGTACCGGCTGCCGGACGGCCGGACGATCGACTACGGCTCGTTCTCGGCGCTGGACGCGGCCACCGGCAGGCTCCTGTGGCAGGTACCCGACCCGTCCAAGGGCCATGACAAGGCACCGCTGACCTACGCGAACGGCGTCCTCTACGGCGGTTCGACCTCCGGCCACATGTACGCCATGGACGCCGACACCGGGAAGATCCTCTGGGACTACAAGGGCGTCGGCTCGTCCCTGGCAGGCCCCGCGGTCGTGAACGGCTTCGTCTACTGGGGCAACGGCTACACCGCCGACTGGGCGACCGAGGGCAGCATGTTCTACGCCTTCGCGCTTCCCGGGAAGTGA